The Microcella sp. genome includes the window CGCCGTCACCGGCCCGAAGATCTCGGTGCGCGTGATGGTAGACCCATGCTCGACGTCGAGGAGCATGGTCGCCGGATAGAACGCCCCGGGCTCGATGGGGGTGCCTCCGAGCACGATGCGGGCGCCCTCGTGCTCTGCCGTCGCGACGAGCTCTGCCACCTTGTCGCGCTCAGCCGTCGACACGAGCGCGCCGAGACGATTGCCCTCATCGAGACCGGGCCCTACCGCGTAGTCTCGCAACCTGTCACGGAGCTTGGTCGTGAACTCGTCGTGCACGCTGCGGTGCACGTAGAAGCGGTTCGCTGCGGTGCAGGCAGAACCGCCGTTGCGCATCTTGGCCACCTCGGCTCCGGCCACTGCGGCGTCGACGTCGGCGCTGGCGAGCACCACGAAGGGTGCATTGCCCCCGAGCTCCATCGAGGCGCTGACGACGCGGTCGGCGGCTTCGTGCAGCAGCACTCGGCCGACCTCGGTCGAACCGGTGAATGAGAGCTTGGCCACCGCCGGGTGATGAAGCATCGCCGACACGGCTGGTCCCGTCGGCACCGGTGTGACGAGATTGACGACGCCCTTGGGCACGCCTGCTCGCTCGAGCGTCGCGACGATGTGCGCCGCCGTCAGCGGCGTCTCGCGCGCGGGTTTGAGAATGCACGTGCATCCGGCAGCGAGAGCCGGCGCAATCTTGCGCGTCGCCATCGCCGCAGGAAAGTTCCATGGCGTGATGAGCACCGAGACGCCGATGGGTTGGCGCGTGACGACGATGCGCTTGTCGCCCGACGGTGAGAGGCGGTAGTCGCCGCCGATGCGCACGGCTTCTTCAGAGAACCAGCGGAAGAACTCGGTCGCGTAGTCGGCCTCTGCGCGAGCATCCGCCAGCGCCTTGCCGTTCTCTCGCACGATGAGTCGCGCGATCTCTTCGCGATCTTCGCGCAGCAGTTCGAAGGCGTGCCGCAAGATCTCAGCGCGCTCACGCGGCGCCGTCGCGGCCCACCCCGCGGCCGCGCGGTCAGCCGCTTCGACTGCGTCGATGCAGTCTTGCTCGGTCGCGATGGCGACCTCGGTGATCGTGCTGCCGTCTGAGGGGTCGAGCACCGCGAAGCGGCCGCCGTCGGCGCCCGGTCGCCATGCGCCGTCGATGTAGAGATCGGTATACAGGGGCATCGTCGAACCTTTCGCGGGGATGATGCGGGGACGGGCACCGAGTCGTCCGCGGTGTGGTGCGCCTCGACCGTGCGTGTTATCGTATCGTATCGTATTCGCGTCTCGATGAGGAGGCTGATCATGCACGACCGCACCACGATGGCAGTCGACGCAGCGCAGTGCGCGCCCTCGTGCACCGTGGCCACCGTGCAGGCGGGTGCGACATGTTCGGCCTGACCATCGAGAAGCTGCTCATCATCGGCATCATCGCCGCGATACTGATCGGCCCCGACCGCCTGCCCCGAGTGGCGTCGTACCTCGCCGCACTCATCAGGGGGGCGAAGCGCCTCGCCGAAACCGGCAAAGAGCGGTTGCGCGACGAACTCGGCGACGAGGTCGACGAGATCGACTGGCAGACGCTCGATCCGCGCAGGTACGACCCTCGGCGCATCGTGCGCGAGGCCGTCACCTCGAGCCTCGACGACGACACGCCCAAGCCGAAGCCTCCGCCTCCGTCGTCGCGCTACCGACCGCGCAACGTCGACGAGACCGTCCCCCCCGAACAACCCGCAGCCTGAACCCTCGACTCCCACGACCACCGCACTCACCATCGATCGGAGACATCATGCCCGCCAACCTCGGAGGCTGGACCGGCCTCATCCTCATCCTCGTCGTGATCCTGCTCTTCGCGGCGCCCAAGCTTCCCGGGCTCGCCCGCAGCCTGGGGCAGTCGATGACGATCTTCAAGAAAGAGGTGCGCGCGAAAGACGACGATGACACCTCGACGAGCGGCGCCGCGGCACCGGGCTCAGAAGGTGCCGCGTCGTCGACGACGGCGACCGACGCCGAATCTCCGCGCTCCACCGTCGGCTGAGGCTCGAGACATGCCCGCTCAGCGTCGACGGCGCATGAGCATCGGCGAGCATCTGCGTGAACTCCGTCGTCGCCTCGGCATCAGCGCAGCCGTGCTGCTCGTTGCGGCGGTCGCGGGGTTCTTTCTCGCCGATGTCGTGTGGGCCGAGCTCAGTCGGCCCCT containing:
- a CDS encoding twin-arginine translocase TatA/TatE family subunit, coding for MPANLGGWTGLILILVVILLFAAPKLPGLARSLGQSMTIFKKEVRAKDDDDTSTSGAAAPGSEGAASSTTATDAESPRSTVG
- a CDS encoding NAD-dependent succinate-semialdehyde dehydrogenase; translated protein: MPLYTDLYIDGAWRPGADGGRFAVLDPSDGSTITEVAIATEQDCIDAVEAADRAAAGWAATAPRERAEILRHAFELLREDREEIARLIVRENGKALADARAEADYATEFFRWFSEEAVRIGGDYRLSPSGDKRIVVTRQPIGVSVLITPWNFPAAMATRKIAPALAAGCTCILKPARETPLTAAHIVATLERAGVPKGVVNLVTPVPTGPAVSAMLHHPAVAKLSFTGSTEVGRVLLHEAADRVVSASMELGGNAPFVVLASADVDAAVAGAEVAKMRNGGSACTAANRFYVHRSVHDEFTTKLRDRLRDYAVGPGLDEGNRLGALVSTAERDKVAELVATAEHEGARIVLGGTPIEPGAFYPATMLLDVEHGSTITRTEIFGPVTAVVPFDDIDDAVSWANDTEYGLIAYVYGEEGEALAVAQRLDAGMVGVNRGVLSDPAAPFGGMKQSGLGREGSSEGILEFLEEKYIGLDA
- a CDS encoding Sec-independent protein translocase TatB, coding for MFGLTIEKLLIIGIIAAILIGPDRLPRVASYLAALIRGAKRLAETGKERLRDELGDEVDEIDWQTLDPRRYDPRRIVREAVTSSLDDDTPKPKPPPPSSRYRPRNVDETVPPEQPAA